A stretch of Chlamydiales bacterium DNA encodes these proteins:
- a CDS encoding exodeoxyribonuclease V subunit gamma encodes MKTFPTYIYSNRVEVLYEGLRNLLFCEDTDAFTKRIVIVPSASMKRFLMLRLAEDKKSGMAMGLHFTYVKQAVGMLSRSCFSYSFDTFTNKMALVFRLEMEIKKAFFLFSTLGVEQKAWNELFSYLQVDPQKNEKWPESVTKRLLGICNSLAELFLEYGITAAHMLQRWQENPLLDGYQSLLWMRIFSDNYPYKHLENIPFQSTKEHNIQVHIFCLSYIAKIYFNFFKELARTTPVYMHLLSPTPLFWTDTLTSRETLSLQGKWKKRKVKENTQNDLFDYVSNTNPLLSNFGKVGRKFFSMIEEEESFAYSSYVLPSPLAPVYEEWENNEVVLFEEALDKRLQKIQADILFMRNPRASVRVDVAKDDDSVQVYAAPSKYREVQILYEKILSIVSANQFLLDDVVVMAPSIAEYAPHIKAIFGCKESLMDFQLLDVKVAEQNSYAEGMLLLLGLLDNRWSVTSLMALLQHPQFQKKHTFSDSQVQEIEKWTRKMHLSWGNDNDHRKEMLQRLYGRDFDVSIRSTWEQCFEGIMKDLVGSDSESFAEESFTMASLLGKWQELLRSLRSDLRVLEDGSMFSLKEWSAYLKCLLQAYFIFNESKVQIEEWNYLIDKFTLLSKADYFLDSSENIKFSFVSIRPHLQEMLQEEVFAVHDNKLRAVRFCSLLPMRAIPAKVICLIGLNEEAFPRKNHKSLLDFRGLYKDSDYSPTSADYDRYLFLEALLSARSHFIMSYSKGKDEDSATHSQFITEFLSYNKNAFTVPLTVVNHPLDAFAASYFSKQNMCSQSAYALAKAYYKKDRCAPFRPFPDFFVHADVIIDPHSKENAIVKISDLKAALANPLKLYLNQELNLYLSQEEKMQDNEISLLSPLLLYQIKKASLRHPLEKIFAVLEKENKLSQGLFKNLSKKHIIEEVEKLHQELYEQGIGLESIVKIHLKEKCRKQTQVSYNTILSPPISIPFENGSVLITGKIEEISSKGLLSFRKDQFKEALKELPSYLVLHALQEVPSERALLFCKDGKKKKAFFENPFPLLQKLLSYYYFCRKNPLLFSSEWSEDMMKSASLKLKNKVKMALEEYIGVVDPYINFACNKDDLPSSDLLITKWQNAPTDIFKEVKSGWYGKDAEI; translated from the coding sequence GTGAAAACATTTCCTACCTACATATATAGCAATCGTGTAGAGGTCCTTTATGAGGGCTTGAGGAATCTGCTTTTTTGTGAAGATACAGATGCGTTTACAAAACGTATTGTTATTGTTCCAAGTGCCTCTATGAAGCGCTTTTTGATGCTTCGTCTTGCTGAGGATAAAAAGTCGGGCATGGCTATGGGATTGCATTTTACTTATGTAAAGCAAGCAGTTGGTATGCTTTCAAGGTCTTGTTTTTCTTATTCTTTTGATACTTTTACAAACAAGATGGCACTTGTATTTCGCCTTGAAATGGAAATAAAAAAAGCTTTTTTTTTATTTTCTACATTGGGTGTAGAGCAAAAGGCTTGGAATGAACTTTTTTCTTATTTGCAAGTAGATCCTCAAAAAAATGAAAAATGGCCTGAAAGTGTAACAAAAAGATTGCTTGGTATTTGTAATAGCCTTGCAGAGTTATTTTTGGAGTATGGAATAACAGCTGCACACATGCTTCAGAGATGGCAAGAAAATCCACTTTTAGATGGATACCAAAGCCTTTTATGGATGCGTATTTTTAGTGATAATTATCCTTATAAACATTTAGAAAATATACCTTTTCAAAGTACAAAAGAGCATAACATCCAGGTGCATATTTTTTGCTTAAGCTATATTGCAAAAATTTATTTCAACTTTTTTAAAGAGCTTGCAAGAACAACTCCTGTCTATATGCATTTATTGTCACCTACGCCCCTGTTTTGGACAGATACGCTGACAAGTCGAGAAACACTTTCTTTGCAAGGTAAGTGGAAGAAAAGAAAAGTTAAAGAAAACACTCAAAACGATCTTTTTGATTATGTAAGCAATACAAATCCACTACTTTCAAACTTTGGAAAAGTGGGAAGAAAGTTCTTTTCTATGATAGAAGAAGAGGAGTCTTTTGCCTACTCCTCTTATGTGCTTCCAAGTCCTTTGGCTCCTGTATATGAGGAGTGGGAAAATAATGAAGTTGTATTGTTTGAGGAAGCTCTTGATAAAAGATTGCAAAAGATACAGGCTGATATACTATTCATGCGTAATCCAAGAGCTTCTGTAAGGGTTGATGTTGCAAAAGATGATGATTCAGTACAAGTATATGCTGCCCCCTCAAAGTATAGAGAAGTACAAATCCTTTATGAAAAAATACTCTCGATTGTTTCAGCGAATCAATTCTTATTAGATGATGTTGTTGTTATGGCCCCATCCATTGCAGAGTATGCGCCTCATATTAAAGCCATTTTTGGTTGCAAAGAGAGCCTCATGGATTTTCAGTTGTTAGATGTTAAAGTTGCAGAACAAAATAGTTATGCAGAAGGTATGCTTCTTCTTTTAGGGCTTTTAGATAATAGATGGAGCGTTACATCGCTTATGGCCTTATTGCAGCACCCACAATTTCAAAAAAAGCATACATTTTCAGATAGTCAAGTTCAAGAGATTGAGAAGTGGACAAGAAAAATGCATCTTAGCTGGGGCAATGATAATGATCATAGAAAAGAGATGCTGCAAAGGCTTTATGGAAGAGATTTTGATGTCTCTATCCGTTCTACTTGGGAGCAGTGCTTTGAAGGCATTATGAAGGATCTTGTTGGATCAGATAGCGAATCCTTTGCTGAAGAAAGCTTTACAATGGCAAGCCTTCTTGGTAAATGGCAAGAATTGTTAAGATCTTTGAGGTCAGATTTAAGGGTTTTAGAAGATGGAAGTATGTTTTCTTTGAAAGAATGGAGCGCATACTTAAAATGCTTGTTACAAGCCTATTTTATTTTCAATGAAAGTAAAGTACAAATAGAAGAGTGGAATTATTTAATTGATAAATTCACGCTTCTTTCTAAAGCAGATTATTTTTTAGATAGTAGTGAGAACATAAAATTTAGCTTTGTGTCTATTCGTCCACATTTACAAGAAATGCTTCAAGAAGAAGTTTTTGCTGTACATGATAATAAGTTGAGAGCTGTTCGTTTTTGCTCTCTTTTGCCAATGAGAGCAATTCCTGCAAAAGTGATTTGTTTGATAGGCTTGAATGAGGAGGCATTTCCAAGAAAAAATCATAAATCTCTGCTGGATTTTAGAGGTCTTTATAAAGATAGTGACTATTCTCCGACAAGTGCCGATTATGATAGGTACTTATTTTTGGAAGCGCTTCTTTCAGCAAGATCACATTTTATTATGAGTTATTCTAAAGGTAAAGATGAGGATAGTGCAACGCATAGTCAATTTATTACGGAATTTTTAAGTTATAATAAAAATGCATTTACAGTACCACTTACAGTGGTAAATCATCCTTTAGATGCATTTGCCGCATCTTATTTTTCGAAGCAAAATATGTGCTCACAATCGGCTTATGCTTTAGCAAAGGCTTATTATAAAAAAGATAGATGCGCTCCCTTTCGTCCCTTTCCAGATTTTTTTGTGCATGCAGACGTAATTATCGATCCACATAGCAAAGAAAATGCTATTGTGAAGATAAGTGATTTAAAAGCGGCTCTTGCAAATCCCTTAAAGCTGTATCTTAACCAAGAATTGAATTTATATTTGTCTCAAGAAGAGAAAATGCAAGATAATGAAATTAGCCTACTATCCCCTCTCTTACTCTATCAGATTAAAAAAGCCTCTCTAAGACATCCACTAGAGAAAATTTTTGCTGTTTTAGAAAAAGAAAATAAACTTTCTCAGGGCTTGTTCAAAAATCTTTCCAAGAAGCACATCATAGAAGAAGTCGAAAAACTGCATCAGGAATTGTATGAACAAGGTATTGGATTAGAATCAATTGTAAAAATACATTTGAAAGAGAAATGTAGAAAGCAAACACAAGTTTCTTATAATACGATTCTGTCCCCTCCAATTAGTATACCATTTGAAAATGGGTCTGTATTGATTACAGGAAAAATTGAAGAAATCTCTTCTAAAGGGTTGCTTTCGTTTAGAAAAGATCAATTTAAAGAGGCTCTTAAAGAGCTTCCAAGCTATCTTGTACTTCATGCATTGCAAGAGGTTCCGTCTGAAAGGGCGCTACTCTTTTGCAAGGATGGAAAAAAGAAAAAGGCATTTTTTGAAAATCCTTTCCCTCTTTTGCAAAAGTTACTCTCTTATTACTATTTTTGTAGGAAAAATCCTCTTTTATTTTCTTCTGAATGGTCGGAAGATATGATGAAGAGTGCTTCTTTAAAGTTAAAAAATAAGGTAAAAATGGCTCTAGAAGAGTATATAGGGGTTGTTGATCCTTACATTAATTTTGCCTGTAACAAGGATGATCTACCCTCTTCTGATCTTTTAATTACAAAATGGCAAAATGCCCCTACAGATATTTTTAAAGAAGTCAAATCGGGATGGTATGGAAAAGATGCAGAGATTTGA
- a CDS encoding MFS transporter: protein MKIKPFTFLNATQFLGVFNDNLFKLLLIFALINIQGIKQSQTILSLAGAIFVLPFLVLSIPAGTLADRISKKVIIIYVKAIELAAAILGVISFGLESALGLYSALFILAISGAIFGPTKYGIVPELVKKEELSKSNGYLSSFTFLAIIIGTSAAGPLVEASDRNYFFASFACLILAIIGMLTAIKIPHTPAASSSKKFTPFFFLEVIHNLKEASNIKYLLVAIFGSAYFLFIGGFTQLNIIPYAVYCLGLSEIEGSYLFLITALGIGIGSLVAGKLSGKKVQLGLSPIGALGMSISALTLSFCELNFYLLFLALFFLGAFGGIYLIPLDSYIQAASPNNKRGQNVAANNLMGFTGVLFASFLLYLIGNILGFSANIGFMCIGIITAFVTLLFFYLLRFPLKSLFGY, encoded by the coding sequence ATGAAAATAAAACCCTTTACCTTTTTAAATGCGACACAGTTTTTGGGGGTTTTTAATGACAACCTCTTTAAACTTCTTCTTATTTTTGCGCTCATCAACATTCAGGGTATAAAGCAAAGTCAAACAATTTTGTCTCTTGCAGGAGCCATCTTTGTGCTACCCTTTCTTGTTCTCTCTATTCCTGCAGGAACACTTGCAGATCGCATCAGCAAAAAGGTCATCATTATCTATGTCAAAGCAATTGAGCTTGCAGCGGCCATACTCGGTGTCATCTCCTTTGGGCTAGAAAGTGCTCTTGGTCTATACTCAGCTCTTTTTATACTGGCAATATCTGGTGCTATTTTTGGTCCTACCAAGTATGGCATTGTTCCAGAACTTGTTAAAAAAGAAGAGCTCTCTAAGTCTAATGGTTATCTATCTTCATTTACCTTTCTCGCCATTATCATTGGAACATCTGCTGCTGGACCACTTGTAGAGGCCTCTGACAGAAACTATTTTTTTGCATCTTTTGCTTGTTTAATCTTAGCAATTATTGGAATGCTTACAGCTATAAAAATCCCCCATACACCTGCTGCCAGCTCCTCTAAAAAATTTACCCCCTTCTTTTTTTTAGAAGTTATTCATAATCTAAAAGAAGCAAGCAACATCAAGTATCTCCTTGTAGCTATTTTTGGATCTGCTTATTTTCTTTTTATTGGAGGCTTTACTCAGCTCAACATTATTCCCTATGCTGTATACTGCCTTGGACTTTCAGAAATAGAAGGAAGTTATCTTTTTTTAATCACGGCTCTTGGAATAGGTATAGGATCTCTTGTAGCTGGAAAGCTATCTGGAAAAAAAGTTCAACTTGGCCTATCACCCATTGGCGCTCTTGGAATGTCTATCAGCGCGCTCACATTAAGTTTTTGTGAGCTAAATTTTTACCTTCTCTTCTTAGCTCTTTTCTTTCTTGGAGCCTTTGGAGGAATCTATTTAATCCCACTAGACTCCTACATACAAGCTGCAAGCCCAAACAACAAGAGAGGGCAAAATGTTGCTGCTAACAACTTAATGGGCTTTACGGGCGTTTTATTCGCTTCTTTTCTTCTCTATCTAATCGGCAATATTCTTGGGTTTTCTGCCAATATTGGCTTTATGTGCATTGGCATCATAACAGCATTTGTTACCCTTCTCTTCTTCTATCTTTTAAGGTTCCCTCTAAAAAGCCTTTTTGGGTACTAG